A portion of the Corticium candelabrum chromosome 5, ooCorCand1.1, whole genome shotgun sequence genome contains these proteins:
- the LOC134179402 gene encoding collagen alpha-1(XXIV) chain-like, translated as MAAHFVVEIVLLFSWLQVIFCVEKALPYQSVVTGPRGPPGPVGQRGLPGPPGRMRGLPGPPGRMGDPGLGGPQGLRGRVGQPGQKGSIGLPGEKGVSGVKGKAGRKGEKGDIGLRGAVGLKGERGDVGQKGEKGVAGEVGRKGYQGIRGPVGPIGLRGFRGYKGEKGIPGLTPFSEIKRLESLVTRLYNELKVPRVSVGDEAGTCNMSTLGYLFYHNTNKSLLFCDSEHWVKIISLISWKSYESCSAVEYKINSIQFMQKVNSRSPVKVLKVYCDYSVISSGCALVWKHSYFQVGNPTDDMRTFSSVDRPCTDLSDGWCNVGNKDNVRGNVQLTVAYHEGEVVYAYRGDRNSELGKSWRGAILNNSVKISDHCTYHNGVPPEPSIAYTPGLTFDKNKPGVYTGNCDTDRYKSMIDCRWENCHLPSSISSKTHHVQMTVAIFLC; from the exons ATGGCAGCACATTTTGTTGTGGAAATTGTGCTCTTATTTTCATGGCTTCAAGTGATCTTTTGTGTAGAG AAAGCATTGCCATATCAATCAGTTGTTACTGGTCCTCGAGGTCCCCCTGGTCCAGTCGGTCAGAGGGGCTTACCTGGACCACCAGGAAGGATGAGGGGCTTACCCGGACCACCAGGAAGGATGGGAGATCCA GGTCTTGGTGGCCCACAAGGTCTTCGTGGTCGTGTTGGCCAACCAGGACAGAAGGGGTCGATTGGGCTGCCAGGTGAAAAG GGTGTATCTGGAGTGAAAGGCAAGGCTGGACGAAAGGGGGAAAAAGGCGACATTGGATTGCGAGGTGCTGTTGGATTAAAAGGAGAACGAGGTGACGTAGGACAAAAAGGTGAAAAAGGAGTAGCCGGAGAAGTTGGTCGT AAAGGATATCAAGGCATTCGAGGTCCAGTGGGTCCAATAGGTTTGCGAGGATTTAGAGGATACAAAGGAGAG AAAGGCATTCCTGGACTAACTCCATTTTCTGAAATAAAGAGGCTAGAAAGTTTGGTAACAAGATTGTACAATGAACTGAAG GTTCCCAGGGTGTCTGTTGGTGATGAAGCTGGTACATGCAACATGAGCACATTAGGTTATTTGTTCTACCACAATACTAATAaatctctgctgttttgtgaTTCTGAGCATTGGGTTAAGATCATCAGTCTGAT ATCATGGAAATCATACGAATCTTGTTCTGCTGTTGAATATAAGATCAACTCTATTCAGTTTATGCAGAAAGTCAATTCTCGTTCACCTGTAAAGGTATTAAAG GTTTATTGTGATTATTCTGTGATCTCTAGTgggtgtgcacttgtgtggaAACACTCctattttcaagttggaaATCCAACTGATGACATGCGTACTTTCAGTTCAGTGGATCGTCCATGTACTGATCTGTCTGATGGTTGGTGTAATGTGGGTAACAAGGATAATGTTCGTGGTAATGTTCAATTGACAGTTGCTTATCATGAAGGAGAAGTTGTGTATGCATATCGTGGTGATCGTAATTCTGAACTGGGAAAGTCATGGCGTGGAGCAATACTCAACAATTCAGTCAAAATTTCAGATCATTGCACTTACCATAATGGGGTACCTCCAGAGCCATCTATAGCTTACACACCAGGATTGACATTTGACAAAAATAAACCTGGTGTATACACTGGTAACTGTGACACAGATCGATACAAGAGTATGATTGACTGTCGTTGGGAGAACTGTCATTTACCTTCATCTATCTCATCCAAAACACATCATGTACAAATGACAGTTGCTATATTTCTTTGTTGA
- the LOC134180349 gene encoding collagen alpha-1(XXIV) chain-like isoform X1 codes for MAAHFVVEIVLLFSWLQVIFCVEKALPYQSVVTGPRGPPGPVGQRGLPGPPGRMRGLPGPPGRMGDPGLGGPQGLRGRVGQPGQKGSIGLPGEKGVSGVKGKAGRKGEKGDIGLRGAVGLKGERGDVGQKGEKGVAGEVGRKGYQGIRGPVGPIGLRGFRGYKGEKGIPGLTPFSEIKRLESLVTRLYNELKVPRVSVGDEAGTCNMSTLGYLFYHNTNKSLLFCDSEHWVKIISLISWKSYESCSAVEYKINSIQFMQKVNSRSPVKVLKVYCDYSVISSGCALVWKHSYFQVGNPTDDMRTFSSVDRPCTDLSDGWCNVGNKDNVRGNVQLTVAYHEGEVVYAYRGDRNSELGKSWRGAILNNPVKITDHCTNGNGIPPEPSIRSDGIPGLTFDKWNLGVYIDNCDTDAYKRMSDCRWVNCRLPSSISTKTHHVQMTVAIFLC; via the exons ATGGCAGCACATTTTGTTGTGGAAATTGTGCTGTTATTTTCATGGCTTCAAGTGATCTTTTGTGTAGAG AAAGCATTGCCATATCAATCAGTTGTTACTGGTCCTCGAGGTCCCCCTGGTCCAGTCGGTCAGAGGGGCTTACCGGGACCACCAGGAAGGATGAGGGGCTTACCCGGACCACCAGGAAGGATGGGAGATCCA GGTCTTGGTGGCCCACAAGGTCTTCGTGGTCGTGTTGGCCAACCAGGACAGAAGGGGTCGATTGGGCTGCCAGGTGAAAAG GGTGTATCTGGAGTGAAAGGCAAGGCTGGACGAAAGGGGGAAAAAGGCGACATTGGATTGCGAGGTGCTGTTGGATTAAAAGGAGAACGAGGTGACGTAGGACAAAAAGGTGAAAAAGGAGTAGCCGGAGAAGTTGGTCGT AAAGGATATCAAGGCATTCGAGGTCCAGTGGGTCCAATAGGTTTGCGAGGATTTAGAGGATACAAAGGAGAG AAAGGCATTCCTGGATTAACTCCATTTTCTGAAATAAAGAGGCTAGAAAGTTTGGTAACAAGATTATACAATGAACTAAAG GTTCCCAGGGTGTCTGTTGGTGATGAAGCTGGTACATGCAACATGAGCACATTAGGTTATTTGTTCTACCACAATACTAATAaatctctgctgttttgtgaTTCTGAGCATTGGGTTAAGATCATCAGTCTGAT ATCATGGAAATCATACGAATCTTGTTCTGCTGTTGAATATAAGATCAACTCTATTCAGTTTATGCAGAAAGTCAATTCTCGTTCACCTGTAAAGGTATTAAAG GTTTATTGTGATTATTCTGTGATCTCTAGTgggtgtgcacttgtgtggaAACACTCctattttcaagttggaaATCCAACTGATGACATGCGTACTTTCAGTTCAGTGGATCGTCCATGTACTGATCTGTCTGATGGTTGGTGTAATGTGGGTAACAAGGATAATGTTCGTGGTAATGTTCAATTGACAGTTGCTTATCACGAAGGAGAAGTTGTGTATGCATATCGTGGTGATCGTAATTCTGAACTGGGAAAGTCATGGCGTGGAGCAATACTCAACAATCCAGTCAAAATTACAGATCATTGCACAAATGGAAATGGGATTCCTCCAGAGCCAAGTATTCGTTCAGATGGAATACCGGGATTGACATTTGACAAATGGAATCTTGGTGTATACATTGACAACTGTGATACAGATGCATACAAGAGAATGTCTGACTGTCGCTGGGTGAATTGTCGATTACCTTCATCTATCTCAACCAAAACACATCATGTGCAAATGACAGTTGCTATATTTCTTTGTTGA
- the LOC134179424 gene encoding collagen alpha-1(V) chain-like: protein MAAHFVVEIVLLFSWLQVIFCVEKALPYQSVLTGPRGPPGPVGQRGLPGPPGRMRGLPGQPGRMGDPGPVGRPGQNGSIGLPGEKGKTGRKGEKGIIGVQGPVGLKGERGDVGAKGEKGVTGEVGRKGDQGIQGPVSPRGLRGVRGYKGEKGSQGLEGIPGLTPLSEVKRLENLVTKLYNELKVPRVPVGDEAGTCNMSTSGYLFYHNTNKSLLFCDSEKWVEMWKLYISCSVIKITSIQFVQRVKSLPPVKVYCDFSVISSGCALVWKHSYFQVGNPTDDMRTFSSVDRPCTDLSDGWCNVGNKDNVPGNVQLTVAYHEGEVVYAYRGDRNSELGKSWRGAVLNNPVKITDHCDQGNGIPPEPNIITSGIPGLTFDKLKPGVYDQNCDTDTYKTMYDCRWENCRLPSSISSKTQHVQMTVAIFLC, encoded by the exons ATGGCAGCACATTTTGTTGTGGAAATTGTGCTGTTATTTTCATGGCTTCAAGTGATCTTTTGTGTTGAG AAAGCATTGCCATATCAATCAGTTCTTACTGGTCCTCGAGGTCCCCCTGGTCCAGTTGGTCAGAGAGGCTTACCCGGACCACCAGGAAGGATGAGGGGCTTACCCGGACAACCAGGAAGGATGGGAGATCCA GGTCCTGTCGGCCGACCAGGACAGAATGGGTCAATTGGGCTGCCAGGTGAAAAG GGCAAGACTGGACGAAAGGGAGAAAAAGGCATAATTGGAGTGCAAGGTCCTGTTGGATTGAAAGGAGAACGAGGTGATGTAGGAGCAAAAGGCGAAAAAGGAGTAACAGGAGAAGTTGGTCGT AAAGGAGATCAAGGTATTCAAGGTCCAGTGAGTCCAAGAGGTTTACGAGGAGTCAGAGGATACAAAGGAGAG aAAGGTTCACAAGGTTTGGAAGGCATTCCTGGATTAACTCCACTTTCTGAAGTAAAGAGGCTTGAAAATTTGGTGACAAAATTATACAATGAACTGAAG GTTCCCAGGGTTCCAGTCGGTGATGAAGCTGGTACATGCAACATGAGCACATCAGGTTATTTGTTCTACCACAATACTAATAAatctttgctgttttgtgatTCTGAGAAGTGGGTTGAGAT GTGGAAACTATACATATCTTGTTCTGTAATTAAGATCACCTCTATTCAGTTTGTGCAGAGAGTCAAATCTCTCCCACCTGTGAAG GTTTATTGTGATTTTTCTGTGATCTCTAGTgggtgtgcacttgtgtggaAACACTCATATTTTCAAGTTGGAAATCCAACTGATGACATGCGTACTTTCAGTTCAGTTGATCGTCCATGTACTGATCTGTCTGATGGTTGGTGTAATGTGGGTAACAAGGATAATGTTCCTGGTAATGTTCAATTGACAGTTGCTTATCATGAAGGAGAAGTTGTGTATGCATATCGTGGTGATCGTAATTCTGAACTGGGAAAGTCATGGCGTGGAGCAGTACTCAACAATCCAGTCAAAATTACAGATCATTGCGATCAAGGAAATGGGATTCCTCCAGAGCCAAATATTATTACATCTGGAATACCGGGATTGACATTTGACAAACTGAAGCCTGGTGTGTACGACCAAAACTGTGATACAGATACGTACAAAACTATGTATGACTGTCGTTGGGAGAATTGTCGATTACCTTCATCTATCTCATCCAAAACACAGCATGTACAAATGACAGTTGCTATATTTCTTTGCTGA
- the LOC134179685 gene encoding collagen alpha-2(XI) chain-like, whose amino-acid sequence MPGVPGTQGLSGLQGLPGAFGKTGDPVSLCELNKVCKVEQVLSVYKVFLVVLAQQVRRGQLDCKGVPGVRGKAGPKGEKGNIGLRGFVGLKGEQGDVGQKGENGVKGEVGHRGDQGIQGPVGPRGLQGVRGFPGYKGEKGSQGLQGIPGLTPLSEIKKLERLVTKLYNELKVPRVPVGDEADTCNMSTLGYLFYHSTNRSLLLCDSEQWVEIWWKSYKSCSAVEHKIDSVQFVHKVKSRSLVKVYCDYSVISSGCALVWKHSYFQVGNPTDDMRTFSSVDCPCTDLSDGWCNVGNKDNVAGNVQLTVAYHEGEVAYAYRGDRNSEVGKSWRGAILNNPVKITDHCNRGNGIPPEPSIVSSGIPGLTFDKQNPGVYTGNCDTDTYKSMGECRWANCQLPSSISSKTYSVQMTVAIFLC is encoded by the exons ATGCCTGGGGTACCAGGAACACAAGGCTTGTCAGGCTTACAAGGTTTACCAGGAGCATTTGGAAAGACGGGAGATCCAGTGAGTTTATGTGAATTAAACAAAGTCTGTAAAGTAGAGCA ggTTTTGTCGGTGTACAAGGTCTTCCTGGTCGTGTTGGCCCAGCAGGTCAGAAGGGGTCAATTGGATTGCAAG gGTGTACCTGGAGTGAGAGGCAAGGCTGGACCAAAAGGAGAAAAAGGCAACATTGGATTGCGAGGTTTTGTTGGATTGAAAGGAGAACAAGGTGACGTAGGACAAAAAGGTGAAAATGGAGTAAAAGGAGAAGTTGGTCAT AGAGGAGATCAAGGTATTCAAGGTCCAGTGGGTCCAAGAGGTTTACAAGGAGTTAGAGGATTTCCTGGATACAAAGGAGAG aaAGGTTCACAAGGTTTGCAAGGCATTCCTGGATTAACTCCACTTTCTGAAATAAAGAAACTTGAACGTTTGGTGACAAAATTATACAATGAACTGAag GTTCCCAGGGTTCCAGTTGGTGATGAAGCTGATACATGCAACATGAGCACATTAGGTTATTTGTTCTACCACAGTACTAATAGAtctttgctgttgtgtgaTTCTGAGCAGTGGGTTGAAAT ATGGTGGAAATCATACAAATCTTGTTCTGCTGTTGAACATAAGATCGACTCTGTTCAGTTTGTGCATAAAGTCAAGTCTCGTTCACTTGTAAAG GTTTATTGTGATTATTCTGTGATCTCTAGTgggtgtgcacttgtgtggaAACACTCATATTTTCAAGTTGGAAATCCAACTGATGACATGCGTACTTTCAGTTCAGTCGATTGTCCATGTACTGATCTGTCTGATGGTTGGTGTAATGTGGGTAACAAGGATAATGTTGCTGGTAATGTTCAATTGACAGTTGCTTATCACGAAGGAGAAGTTGCGTATGCATATCGTGGTGATCGTAATTCTGAAGTGGGAAAGTCATGGCGTGGAGCAATACTCAACAATCCAGTCAAAATTACAGATCATTGTAATAGAGGGAATGGGATTCCTCCAGAGCCAAGTATTGTTTCATCTGGAATACCGGGATTgacatttgacaaacagaatcCTGGTGTATACACTGGTAACTGTGATACAGATACATACAAGAGTATGGGAGAATGTCGTTGGGCAAATTGTCAGTTACCTTCATCTATCTCATCCAAAACATATTCTGTACAAATGACAGTTGCTATATTTCTTTGTTGA
- the LOC134179403 gene encoding maleylacetoacetate isomerase-like, with protein sequence MSKPILYSYFRSSCSWRVRIALAIKGIEYEYRAISLIKDGGQQKSDEFKKINDQCAVPALIIDGHTLAQSLAIIEYLDETRPSPSILPRDDSFKRAQVRRIADCIACDIQPIQNLGVLQYVGDSKAEWGHHWIDRGFQALESMLSSTAGKYCVGDEVSMADLCLVPQVYNGNRFNVDMSKYPIISRINESLLELDAFQVSHPSRQPDCPEDLRSA encoded by the exons ATGTCGAAG CCTATTCTGTATTCGTACTTTAGGAGCTCTTGCTCGTGGCGTGTCAGGATTG CATTGGCGATAAAAGGTATTGAGTATGAATACAGAGCTATCTCTTTGATCAAAGATGGCGGCCAGCAG AAATCTGACGAGTTCAAGAAGATCAATGATCAATGTGCTGTACCTGCATTAATAATAGATGGTCACACTCTTGCTCAGTCA CTAGCAATCATTGAATATCTTGATGAGACCAGACCATCACCATCGATTCTTCCAAGAGATGATAGTTTTAAGCGAGCTCAA GTCAGACGGATTGCTGACTGTATTGCATGTGATATTCAACCCATCCAA AATTTGGGTGTTCTCCAGTATGTCGGAGATTCGAAAGCTGAATGGGGTCACCACTGGATTGACAGAGGCTTTCAAG CTCTTGAAAGCATGCTCTCCAGTACTGCAGGGAAGTATTGTGTAGGAGACGAG GTTTCAATGGCTGATCTCTGTTTGGTTCCACAAGTTTATAATGGCAACAG GTTCAACGTTGATATGTCTAAGTACCCTATCATTTCTCGTATTAACGAGTCTCTCTTGGAATTGGATGCCTTCCAAGTATCTCATCCATCTAGGCAACCCGACTGTCCTGAAGACCTTCGATCTGCTTGA
- the LOC134179404 gene encoding DNA replication complex GINS protein PSF1-like: MFGEKALELIRELQRCTGGTLAPYNEDGVRQVLEEMRALFEQNQRDVRDTAEGQEGLYASIYLRHASLERNQRCLLAYIYERMLRLAHFRWEFGSVLPRDVQLNLHDQEMQWFGSYSRNLVSYMRSVGGGVGLDITQDTKPPKSLYVQVRCMVDYGEFETEDGTVVLLKKNSQHYVRRSHCEHLIRQGILEHILS, from the exons ATGTTTGGTGAAAAGGCATTAGAGCTTATACGTGAGCTGCAGCGTTGCACCGGCGGCACTTTGGCACCATACAAC GAGGATGGTGTACGTCAAGTTTTAGAAGAAATGAGAGCACTGTTTGAACAAAATCAGCGAGATGT GCGGGATACTGCAGAAGGCCAGGAAGGATTGTATGCTTCAATTTATTTAAGACATGCGAGTCTGGAGAGAAACCAACGTTGCCTTCTAGCTTACAT ATACGAGAGAATGTTGAGATTGGCACATTTTCGATGGGAATTTGGCAGCGTTTTACCACGTGATGTGCAACTGAATCTACATGATCAGGAG ATGCAGTGGTTTGGTTCTTACAGTAGAAATTTGGTAAGCTACATGCGATctgttggtggtggtgtgggGCTTGATATAACACAG GATACCAAACCTCCTAAGAGTCTATACGTTCAG GTTCGTTGCATGGTAGACTATGGCGAGTTTGAGACTGAAGATGGGACAGTAGTATTATTAAAGAAGAACTCACAG CATTATGTCAGACGGTCTCATTGTGAACATCTCATCAGGCAAGGCATTTTGGAGCACATACTGTCATAG
- the LOC134180349 gene encoding collagen alpha-1(XXIV) chain-like isoform X2: MFMSLATGKCLLVDHEFVVCGLGGPQGLRGRVGQPGQKGSIGLPGEKGVSGVKGKAGRKGEKGDIGLRGAVGLKGERGDVGQKGEKGVAGEVGRKGYQGIRGPVGPIGLRGFRGYKGEKGIPGLTPFSEIKRLESLVTRLYNELKVPRVSVGDEAGTCNMSTLGYLFYHNTNKSLLFCDSEHWVKIISLISWKSYESCSAVEYKINSIQFMQKVNSRSPVKVLKVYCDYSVISSGCALVWKHSYFQVGNPTDDMRTFSSVDRPCTDLSDGWCNVGNKDNVRGNVQLTVAYHEGEVVYAYRGDRNSELGKSWRGAILNNPVKITDHCTNGNGIPPEPSIRSDGIPGLTFDKWNLGVYIDNCDTDAYKRMSDCRWVNCRLPSSISTKTHHVQMTVAIFLC, from the exons ATGTTCATGAGTCTTGCCACTGGAAAATGCTTGCTGGTTGATCATGAGTTCGTCGTTTGT GGTCTTGGTGGCCCACAAGGTCTTCGTGGTCGTGTTGGCCAACCAGGACAGAAGGGGTCGATTGGGCTGCCAGGTGAAAAG GGTGTATCTGGAGTGAAAGGCAAGGCTGGACGAAAGGGGGAAAAAGGCGACATTGGATTGCGAGGTGCTGTTGGATTAAAAGGAGAACGAGGTGACGTAGGACAAAAAGGTGAAAAAGGAGTAGCCGGAGAAGTTGGTCGT AAAGGATATCAAGGCATTCGAGGTCCAGTGGGTCCAATAGGTTTGCGAGGATTTAGAGGATACAAAGGAGAG AAAGGCATTCCTGGATTAACTCCATTTTCTGAAATAAAGAGGCTAGAAAGTTTGGTAACAAGATTATACAATGAACTAAAG GTTCCCAGGGTGTCTGTTGGTGATGAAGCTGGTACATGCAACATGAGCACATTAGGTTATTTGTTCTACCACAATACTAATAaatctctgctgttttgtgaTTCTGAGCATTGGGTTAAGATCATCAGTCTGAT ATCATGGAAATCATACGAATCTTGTTCTGCTGTTGAATATAAGATCAACTCTATTCAGTTTATGCAGAAAGTCAATTCTCGTTCACCTGTAAAGGTATTAAAG GTTTATTGTGATTATTCTGTGATCTCTAGTgggtgtgcacttgtgtggaAACACTCctattttcaagttggaaATCCAACTGATGACATGCGTACTTTCAGTTCAGTGGATCGTCCATGTACTGATCTGTCTGATGGTTGGTGTAATGTGGGTAACAAGGATAATGTTCGTGGTAATGTTCAATTGACAGTTGCTTATCACGAAGGAGAAGTTGTGTATGCATATCGTGGTGATCGTAATTCTGAACTGGGAAAGTCATGGCGTGGAGCAATACTCAACAATCCAGTCAAAATTACAGATCATTGCACAAATGGAAATGGGATTCCTCCAGAGCCAAGTATTCGTTCAGATGGAATACCGGGATTGACATTTGACAAATGGAATCTTGGTGTATACATTGACAACTGTGATACAGATGCATACAAGAGAATGTCTGACTGTCGCTGGGTGAATTGTCGATTACCTTCATCTATCTCAACCAAAACACATCATGTGCAAATGACAGTTGCTATATTTCTTTGTTGA